Proteins encoded together in one Mycobacterium sp. MS1601 window:
- a CDS encoding ABC transporter substrate-binding protein, whose protein sequence is MNKHVWAAVGAATASAFVLAGCSSGTNSSPSSESTASGADGATAATLMLPFPRGIFWTPLMVAEEQGYFADEGLDLTIEEADGSGFVTQQLIAGNVDFGFSGAASAVVAAETDPSIRIPMCYPASNIFIIVTPEGSDVTSVADLRGKTLGITEAGGGEEPIVNAALAESGLTPNGDVTLLPIGGAGPQSLTALQDGTVDAYATSFADLATFTAAGNKFTDITPESLNVIPGDCLVTTAAALEDPAKREIAVKIARAYAMGAAFTDANPEGALDIVCKTVPEECTDMNYAQVYFDEVRRYAGSYDPATAYGAVSAQGWQTTVDVLTDSGVIKGSVDPVAMGSGDDITSLQQEYSEIDLPAVQEDAKQYAP, encoded by the coding sequence ATGAACAAGCACGTCTGGGCTGCCGTCGGCGCAGCCACCGCATCCGCCTTTGTCCTTGCCGGCTGTTCCTCCGGCACCAACTCGAGCCCGAGTTCGGAGAGCACCGCCTCGGGCGCCGACGGTGCCACCGCGGCCACGTTGATGCTGCCCTTCCCGCGCGGCATCTTCTGGACACCACTGATGGTGGCCGAAGAGCAGGGCTACTTCGCCGACGAAGGCCTGGACCTCACCATCGAAGAGGCCGACGGATCCGGCTTCGTGACGCAGCAACTGATCGCCGGCAACGTCGATTTCGGTTTCTCCGGTGCGGCCAGCGCCGTGGTGGCAGCCGAAACCGATCCCAGCATCCGCATTCCGATGTGCTACCCGGCCAGCAACATCTTCATCATCGTCACGCCCGAGGGCTCCGACGTCACCTCCGTAGCTGATCTGCGGGGCAAGACCCTCGGGATCACCGAGGCGGGCGGTGGTGAAGAACCCATCGTGAATGCCGCACTCGCCGAATCCGGGTTGACACCGAACGGCGATGTCACCCTGCTGCCCATCGGCGGAGCCGGTCCGCAGTCGCTGACGGCACTGCAGGACGGGACGGTCGATGCCTACGCCACCAGCTTCGCCGATCTGGCCACCTTCACTGCCGCGGGAAACAAGTTCACCGACATCACCCCCGAATCGCTGAACGTGATTCCCGGCGACTGCTTGGTGACTACCGCGGCTGCGCTGGAGGACCCGGCGAAGCGGGAAATCGCCGTCAAGATCGCCCGCGCATACGCCATGGGCGCGGCCTTCACCGACGCGAATCCCGAAGGCGCGCTGGATATCGTGTGCAAGACGGTGCCCGAGGAGTGCACCGATATGAACTACGCGCAGGTGTACTTCGACGAGGTGCGCCGCTACGCGGGCAGCTACGACCCGGCCACGGCATACGGTGCGGTGAGCGCGCAAGGGTGGCAGACCACCGTCGACGTGCTCACCGATTCCGGTGTCATCAAGGGCTCGGTAGATCCAGTGGCCATGGGTTCCGGGGACGACATCACCAGCCTGCAGCAGGAGTACTCCGAAATCGACCTTCCCGCAGTGCAAGAGGATGCCAAGCAGTATGCCCCGTGA
- a CDS encoding M20 family metallopeptidase, producing MITGPETRTLAIIDEHIDTDRLVTTVQEICRIPSVLGEEGAFAAYLVDMMCASGFDGAALQPVLPHRPNATGHLDFGSAGRTVVLTGHLDTKPPSHGWTVTEPFSGALIDGAIYGQGIMDMKAALVCQVIAMEALRASGIPLNGRLAFAGVADHMGDQRGAIEYFTHHPADLAVLGECSGSQIYLGHRGRYYFDITVRGLSAHTCHKPSAINANVLAAHAIIELDASKLEPQLEEWVLELFGPETFMAPGRVYGGLPPGGPSMIPDECVIRVDCRPQPGVTIEEVRTEIDRCLAAAKLRDPRFKADVELVDVKAGYLVSRDDEVATTMIRALAAVRGQESPVSVGNWLGDTSSVGHQVPTIIFGPGAESAYAANEHLTVDEIVEATRAYAMFAALSLGTGA from the coding sequence GTGATCACGGGACCTGAGACACGGACACTGGCCATCATCGACGAACACATCGACACCGATCGGCTTGTCACCACCGTCCAGGAGATCTGCCGGATTCCCAGCGTCCTGGGAGAGGAGGGCGCCTTCGCGGCGTACCTCGTCGACATGATGTGCGCCTCCGGATTCGACGGAGCAGCACTGCAACCGGTTCTCCCCCACCGGCCCAACGCCACCGGACATCTCGATTTCGGCTCCGCCGGTCGCACCGTCGTGCTGACCGGACACCTCGACACCAAACCACCGTCCCACGGATGGACGGTCACCGAACCATTCTCGGGAGCCCTGATCGACGGGGCCATCTATGGCCAGGGCATCATGGACATGAAAGCCGCTCTGGTGTGCCAGGTGATCGCCATGGAAGCGTTGCGCGCCAGTGGAATACCTCTCAACGGTCGGCTGGCATTCGCCGGCGTCGCCGACCACATGGGTGACCAGCGAGGCGCCATCGAGTACTTCACGCACCATCCCGCCGACCTGGCGGTGCTCGGTGAGTGCTCGGGCAGCCAGATTTACCTTGGCCACCGCGGCCGCTACTACTTCGACATCACCGTCCGCGGCCTGAGTGCGCACACCTGCCACAAGCCCTCCGCGATCAACGCCAATGTTCTTGCTGCACATGCCATCATCGAACTCGACGCATCGAAGCTCGAGCCGCAACTCGAAGAGTGGGTGCTCGAGCTCTTCGGCCCCGAAACCTTCATGGCACCAGGCCGGGTATACGGAGGGCTGCCGCCGGGTGGTCCGTCGATGATTCCCGACGAGTGCGTCATCCGCGTGGACTGCCGCCCGCAGCCCGGCGTCACCATCGAGGAAGTCCGCACCGAGATCGACCGCTGCCTGGCCGCCGCCAAACTGCGCGACCCACGCTTCAAAGCGGACGTCGAGCTCGTCGACGTCAAAGCCGGATACCTCGTGAGCCGCGACGACGAGGTCGCCACCACGATGATCCGCGCGCTGGCCGCCGTGCGCGGACAAGAGTCGCCGGTGTCGGTGGGCAACTGGCTGGGCGACACCTCCAGCGTCGGGCACCAGGTTCCCACCATCATTTTCGGCCCGGGCGCCGAAAGCGCTTACGCTGCCAACGAGCACCTGACAGTGGACGAGATCGTCGAAGCCACCCGCGCTTACGCCATGTTCGCCGCACTGAGCCTGGGCACCGGGGCCTGA
- a CDS encoding LLM class flavin-dependent oxidoreductase has translation MESWGVHQLWLTDSSLHAKCCYSFATLAALNSTTMSIGTAVTNPITRHPAVGAVAALTQQEISHGRFRYGIGAGDRPLLALGFKPAKLAVLEDAITATRRLWSGEEFSWDANGFSLDHAHVRHGTPAQIPLYVSASGPRTLEMAGRIADGIILLAGLHPDGLQYAISHIERGAEKAGRDKRPSITVFGYGAISDDEDYALEAGRSIAAWFPQTAPEYCRLAGLPDDIAQKVKSAYGGGEFQEAKSAASLLPDSFVRRMSLCGDKSVVREHLKTMAELNIDCFAAFPTTDTVESRLNTVKALAETAAE, from the coding sequence ATGGAGAGCTGGGGAGTACACCAACTCTGGCTCACCGACTCGTCACTACACGCCAAATGCTGCTACTCCTTCGCCACTCTGGCGGCGCTGAACTCCACCACCATGTCCATCGGCACGGCGGTCACCAACCCGATCACCCGTCACCCGGCGGTGGGAGCGGTGGCCGCCCTGACCCAGCAGGAGATCTCACACGGACGCTTCCGTTACGGCATCGGCGCCGGTGACCGACCGCTGCTCGCCCTCGGTTTCAAGCCGGCCAAGCTGGCCGTTCTCGAGGACGCCATCACTGCGACCCGACGATTGTGGTCAGGTGAGGAATTCTCGTGGGACGCCAACGGCTTCAGCCTGGACCACGCTCACGTCCGGCACGGCACCCCGGCGCAGATCCCGCTCTACGTCTCCGCCAGCGGCCCCAGGACCCTCGAGATGGCCGGGCGCATCGCGGACGGCATCATCCTGCTGGCCGGCTTGCATCCCGACGGCCTCCAATACGCCATCAGCCACATCGAACGAGGCGCCGAGAAAGCCGGCCGCGACAAGCGGCCGTCGATCACCGTGTTCGGCTACGGCGCCATCAGCGATGACGAAGATTATGCGCTGGAAGCCGGCCGCAGCATCGCCGCATGGTTCCCCCAGACAGCGCCGGAGTACTGCCGCCTGGCGGGTTTGCCCGACGACATCGCACAGAAGGTGAAGTCGGCCTACGGCGGTGGCGAGTTCCAAGAAGCCAAGTCCGCGGCATCCCTGCTGCCGGACAGCTTCGTCCGGCGGATGTCACTGTGCGGCGACAAGTCGGTGGTTCGCGAACACCTGAAGACCATGGCGGAGTTGAACATTGACTGCTTTGCCGCCTTCCCCACCACCGATACCGTCGAATCCCGGCTGAACACGGTCAAGGCGCTCGCCGAGACAGCGGCCGAGTAG
- a CDS encoding pyridoxal phosphate-dependent aminotransferase, protein MTSPVLPSFEELLSRDDVIWMGQNTTHLDPAPEVLAALTESTRKHEFQVYAPSAGFTELRELIVADLGLPGFDAWVLDGAVAGLHHLCMTLAPRISRLITSDPGWPWPARFVGLGGVPVTTLAVFEQPRGLLSAAQIAAVIEPRSLIYLIDPLNPLGSSYSADELADIVEVARESGSYLIHDATYRHFADAHTLAATLYPERTFTTYSFSKWLGLAGLRVGAVVAAPQLLAEVMAVPANPLGAGIQAQRAAIAGLRVRDRWLAQLRQVNRRNLDTIEEMVADSGVGSVVVPRSQGNFLAVDISQSGWTSDELCKEILSRKGVFIRPGTYQSPLYGDRFVKVSTSVPPAWADAFCDAWRTVAAR, encoded by the coding sequence ATGACCAGCCCGGTACTGCCGTCATTCGAGGAGTTGCTCAGCCGAGACGACGTGATCTGGATGGGCCAGAACACCACTCACCTGGACCCCGCACCGGAGGTACTGGCCGCCCTGACCGAAAGCACCCGCAAACACGAGTTCCAGGTGTACGCCCCCTCGGCGGGATTCACCGAACTGCGTGAACTCATCGTCGCGGACCTGGGGTTGCCCGGTTTCGACGCCTGGGTGCTCGACGGCGCGGTGGCCGGACTGCACCACCTGTGTATGACGTTGGCGCCGCGCATCTCACGGCTGATCACCAGTGACCCGGGATGGCCGTGGCCGGCCCGATTCGTGGGCCTCGGCGGGGTACCGGTCACCACCCTTGCGGTGTTCGAGCAACCCCGGGGGCTGTTGTCTGCCGCGCAGATAGCAGCCGTGATCGAACCCCGCTCGCTGATCTACCTGATCGACCCGCTCAACCCGCTGGGTAGTTCCTACTCTGCCGACGAGCTCGCCGACATCGTCGAGGTGGCCCGGGAGTCGGGCTCCTATCTGATTCACGACGCCACCTACCGTCACTTCGCCGACGCGCACACCTTGGCCGCGACGTTATACCCGGAGCGCACGTTCACCACGTACAGCTTCTCGAAGTGGTTAGGACTGGCTGGACTTCGTGTCGGTGCGGTGGTGGCGGCGCCCCAACTCCTGGCTGAGGTGATGGCCGTTCCGGCGAATCCTCTGGGTGCCGGTATCCAGGCACAGCGGGCAGCCATTGCAGGACTGCGTGTCCGGGACCGCTGGTTGGCACAGTTACGTCAGGTCAACCGCCGCAATCTCGACACCATCGAAGAGATGGTCGCCGACTCCGGGGTGGGCTCGGTGGTGGTGCCACGATCCCAAGGCAACTTCCTGGCCGTCGACATCAGCCAGAGCGGGTGGACATCGGATGAGCTGTGCAAAGAGATCCTCTCCAGGAAAGGTGTTTTCATCCGGCCCGGTACCTACCAGTCACCGCTGTACGGGGATCGGTTCGTCAAGGTCAGCACATCGGTGCCACCGGCGTGGGCAGATGCCTTCTGCGATGCGTGGCGAACGGTGGCGGCGCGATGA
- a CDS encoding amidase, whose amino-acid sequence MTFTEISLDEYTASSGVSLGRRVAAGELSPVHLTECALTIAEREESRLNAYAALMPDRALAVAAQREAEVRDGRVRSVLHGVPIAAKDNMYIVGEPCWKGSLTTSDEPAPVSSPMVARLEDAGSVIIGRTTTPEFGWKAVGNSPRTGVTRNPWNTDRNTGGSSAGSGATVASGAVPIATGTDAGGSIRIPASFCGTVGFKPTLGAIPVWPGTVNENLSHAGPLTRTVEDALAVFELTRGADARDPQSSYSTALPVRPGSLRVGLVRKPFGITPDGEVADVFESALAALSDAGIAQMGEVSLDRPAPRDIFDALWLTGRGLGFADTIRTHRNVMDPALARLNDLASDYSLTHFFAIMQQRRAFNEWAFSLFDQWDLLLMPTMPLTAFAADAEVPEGGQLDAPLPWSTWTPYTYPFNISGQPAISVPLGLSAAGMPVGMQIVGPWSGDLAVLSFAAACEAAVAALNTVRVAPSV is encoded by the coding sequence ATGACCTTCACCGAGATCAGCCTGGATGAGTACACCGCGTCCAGCGGGGTGTCGCTGGGACGCCGGGTCGCCGCCGGCGAACTGTCGCCGGTGCACCTCACCGAATGCGCTCTGACCATTGCCGAGCGCGAAGAATCGCGACTCAACGCCTATGCCGCACTGATGCCGGATCGGGCGCTTGCCGTGGCGGCGCAACGCGAAGCCGAGGTTCGCGACGGGCGGGTGCGCAGCGTGCTGCACGGTGTCCCGATCGCAGCCAAAGACAACATGTACATCGTCGGCGAACCCTGCTGGAAAGGATCGTTGACCACATCCGACGAACCCGCACCGGTCTCGTCGCCCATGGTGGCCCGACTCGAGGACGCCGGTTCGGTGATCATCGGCCGCACCACCACTCCCGAGTTCGGTTGGAAGGCCGTCGGCAACTCTCCCCGCACCGGCGTCACGCGCAACCCGTGGAACACCGACCGCAACACCGGCGGCTCGAGCGCCGGCTCAGGTGCCACCGTGGCCTCTGGAGCGGTACCCATCGCCACCGGAACCGACGCCGGCGGATCCATCCGCATCCCCGCGTCTTTCTGCGGCACCGTCGGATTCAAGCCAACCTTGGGCGCCATCCCGGTGTGGCCCGGCACTGTCAACGAAAACCTCTCGCACGCAGGTCCATTGACGCGCACCGTCGAAGATGCCCTCGCGGTCTTCGAGCTCACCCGTGGAGCGGACGCCCGTGACCCGCAGTCCTCCTACTCCACAGCCCTGCCCGTGCGGCCAGGATCTCTCCGAGTCGGGTTGGTACGCAAGCCGTTCGGCATCACCCCGGACGGCGAGGTCGCAGACGTCTTCGAGTCGGCCTTGGCGGCGCTCTCTGACGCGGGCATAGCCCAGATGGGCGAGGTCTCACTCGACCGACCCGCACCCCGGGACATCTTCGACGCCCTCTGGCTGACAGGTCGTGGGCTCGGCTTCGCCGACACCATCCGCACCCACCGCAACGTCATGGACCCGGCCCTGGCCCGGCTGAACGACCTGGCCTCCGATTATTCGCTGACACACTTCTTCGCAATCATGCAGCAGCGCAGGGCCTTCAATGAATGGGCCTTCTCGTTGTTCGACCAGTGGGATCTACTGCTCATGCCGACCATGCCGCTGACGGCCTTCGCAGCCGACGCCGAGGTGCCCGAAGGCGGGCAGCTCGACGCTCCCCTGCCCTGGTCCACCTGGACGCCTTACACCTACCCGTTCAACATCTCAGGTCAGCCGGCAATCTCGGTGCCCCTTGGCCTGTCAGCCGCAGGCATGCCGGTCGGTATGCAGATCGTCGGGCCGTGGTCGGGTGATCTCGCGGTGTTGTCCTTCGCCGCCGCGTGTGAGGCCGCCGTGGCCGCACTGAACACCGTGCGAGTGGCGCCGTCGGTGTGA
- a CDS encoding PASTA domain-containing protein has product MPSVRGITLTKATEAITSLSPTTKFRINPVVRGGEPIQILSPGSWVVCRQSPAAGRNITARTTLTLQVERPWNGC; this is encoded by the coding sequence ATGCCGTCGGTCAGGGGCATCACGTTGACCAAAGCCACCGAGGCCATCACCTCACTGTCCCCCACCACCAAGTTCCGGATCAATCCAGTGGTTCGAGGCGGAGAGCCGATCCAGATTCTCAGCCCGGGTAGCTGGGTGGTGTGCCGGCAGTCCCCGGCAGCGGGACGAAACATCACAGCCAGAACCACCCTCACCCTTCAGGTCGAACGGCCGTGGAACGGGTGCTGA
- a CDS encoding PASTA domain-containing protein → MKKHLVIAATAMALLPATIGLAGPAQAAQSFTMPSIKGMNLQEAEDAVTAAAQGMPLDLESHNITGMAQQQLSLTDWLVCGQTPKAGTTISATREVDFNVVREFDAARNIYDPMVADACK, encoded by the coding sequence ATGAAGAAGCATCTCGTTATTGCCGCCACCGCCATGGCTTTGCTGCCCGCCACCATCGGGTTGGCCGGCCCCGCCCAGGCCGCACAGAGTTTCACGATGCCGTCCATCAAAGGCATGAACCTGCAGGAGGCCGAGGATGCGGTGACTGCCGCAGCCCAGGGCATGCCCCTTGACCTCGAATCGCACAACATCACCGGCATGGCGCAGCAGCAGCTGAGCCTCACCGACTGGCTGGTGTGCGGTCAGACGCCCAAGGCGGGAACCACCATCAGCGCCACCAGGGAAGTGGATTTCAACGTGGTCCGTGAATTCGACGCCGCCCGCAACATCTATGACCCGATGGTCGCCGACGCCTGCAAGTAG